The following are encoded in a window of Planctomycetaceae bacterium genomic DNA:
- a CDS encoding class I SAM-dependent methyltransferase gives MAKIPEWQYDEFKHCGVDFSNPDEVESYQKTHQRMRDFKHETQEMIKFIGISDKDTVIDFGCGTGAFVLNAADMCGKIYAVDVSKAMLGFCKNKCKEAKISNVKFKHAGFLTYEHKAKSADVIITKLALHHLPDFWKLVALRRMATMLKKGGKLYLCDIVYSFKIKDYKKSIEKWRNVTAKKNAMDFKRRIEIHIGQEFSTTDWIMEGLLKQAGFKILKTEYKDGFFATYLCSKRN, from the coding sequence ATGGCTAAAATACCTGAATGGCAATACGATGAATTTAAACACTGCGGCGTTGACTTTTCCAATCCGGATGAGGTCGAAAGCTACCAGAAGACTCATCAGCGAATGAGAGACTTTAAACACGAAACGCAGGAAATGATAAAGTTTATTGGGATAAGCGATAAAGATACCGTTATTGATTTCGGATGCGGGACGGGAGCGTTTGTTCTTAATGCCGCCGATATGTGCGGAAAGATTTATGCGGTTGATGTTTCGAAAGCAATGCTCGGCTTTTGCAAAAATAAATGCAAAGAGGCTAAAATATCGAATGTAAAATTCAAACACGCAGGCTTTCTGACTTACGAACATAAGGCAAAGTCCGCTGATGTGATTATTACTAAATTAGCATTGCATCATCTGCCGGACTTCTGGAAACTGGTCGCGTTAAGGCGAATGGCAACGATGCTAAAAAAAGGCGGCAAACTTTATCTTTGCGACATCGTGTATTCATTCAAAATAAAAGATTATAAGAAATCTATTGAAAAATGGAGAAACGTAACGGCTAAGAAAAACGCCATGGATTTTAAACGTAGAATCGAAATACATATCGGGCAGGAATTCAGTACGACCGATTGGATAATGGAAGGCCTGCTCAAACAGGCAGGTTTTAAAATCTTAAAAACTGAGTATAAAGACGGTTTCTTCGCAACATATTTATGCAGCAAACGTAACTAA
- the glmS gene encoding glutamine--fructose-6-phosphate transaminase (isomerizing) encodes MCGIVAYLGSKPAQPILIEGLKRLEYRGYDSSGVGLINGNAIRVIKSSGRISVLESLLREPNTAEVLGIGHTRWATHGEPNTINAHPHLDYTGKIALAHNGIIENYSALKTFLISKGCKFQSETDTEVIANLIGYLYANTDSQECPQEGQNRFEWAVQHALNELVGTYGLAIVCTDFPDMLIGAKKGSPLILGLGKNEYIIASDASAIVQHTTQVIYLADNEMVTITHKGFHTKTIDNVEIHKEMKQLEFSLDAIELDGFKHYMLKEICEQPKSLATCLGGRLDLRDGRIVLGGISKYWREITRAKRIVINACGTAWHAGLIGEFLIEQLARINTETQYASEFRYRNPIIEDGTIVIAISQSGETADTLAAVEQAKERGAVTLGIVNVVGSTIARTTDTGVYLRVGPEIGVASTKAFTAQVAVLAMLAIELGRRRHLSSEQSRFYIDELSKIPSKIEQVLSLSEHIKKIAEATCDRENWLFLGRGFNYPVALEGALKLKEISYIHAEGLPAAEMKHGPIALINKGMPAVFIATKCSQYEKVIGNIEEVRARGGRTIVVANQGDDHIKQYADFLIQVPEVAEELQPMVTVVPLQILAYHAAVLRGHDVDKPRNLAKSVTVE; translated from the coding sequence ATGTGCGGCATTGTAGCATATTTGGGCAGCAAACCTGCTCAACCGATTTTGATTGAGGGTCTAAAGCGTTTAGAATACAGGGGTTACGACTCATCAGGTGTCGGCCTTATCAACGGTAATGCTATTAGAGTAATCAAGTCGAGCGGCCGAATCAGCGTTCTTGAATCTCTGCTGCGCGAGCCGAACACCGCCGAAGTTTTGGGCATCGGCCATACACGTTGGGCGACCCACGGCGAGCCAAACACCATAAATGCCCATCCTCATTTGGACTACACAGGCAAAATCGCGCTGGCTCATAATGGAATTATTGAAAATTACAGCGCGCTAAAAACATTTTTAATCAGCAAGGGCTGCAAATTTCAAAGCGAGACAGACACTGAAGTTATAGCAAATTTAATCGGTTATCTGTATGCTAACACTGACAGTCAGGAGTGCCCGCAAGAAGGGCAGAATCGCTTTGAATGGGCTGTTCAGCACGCGTTGAATGAATTGGTCGGAACTTATGGTCTGGCAATAGTTTGCACTGATTTTCCTGATATGCTTATCGGAGCTAAAAAGGGCAGTCCGCTGATTTTGGGTTTGGGCAAGAACGAATATATTATCGCTTCAGATGCTTCGGCAATAGTCCAGCATACAACGCAGGTTATATATCTTGCCGACAATGAAATGGTTACGATAACGCACAAAGGTTTTCATACCAAAACAATTGACAACGTTGAGATACACAAAGAAATGAAGCAGCTTGAGTTTTCACTCGACGCGATTGAACTGGACGGCTTCAAGCACTATATGCTCAAGGAAATTTGTGAGCAGCCAAAATCATTGGCCACTTGCCTTGGCGGCAGATTGGATTTGCGGGATGGCCGAATAGTCCTGGGCGGTATCAGCAAATACTGGCGTGAAATTACCAGAGCAAAGAGAATTGTTATTAACGCCTGCGGAACCGCCTGGCACGCGGGTCTGATTGGCGAGTTTTTAATTGAGCAGTTGGCCAGAATCAATACCGAAACTCAATATGCAAGTGAGTTCAGATATCGCAATCCAATTATCGAAGATGGTACGATTGTAATCGCTATCAGCCAGTCCGGCGAAACAGCCGATACTCTTGCCGCGGTGGAACAGGCAAAGGAGCGTGGCGCTGTAACGTTAGGCATTGTTAATGTGGTAGGTTCAACGATAGCGCGGACAACTGATACCGGCGTGTATTTGAGAGTAGGCCCGGAAATCGGCGTCGCCAGTACGAAGGCTTTCACCGCGCAGGTTGCCGTTCTTGCGATGTTGGCGATTGAACTTGGCAGACGCAGACATTTGAGCAGCGAACAGTCGAGATTTTACATTGACGAGCTTTCAAAAATTCCATCTAAAATCGAACAGGTTCTTTCATTGTCAGAACATATTAAAAAAATTGCCGAAGCGACGTGCGACAGGGAGAATTGGCTCTTTTTGGGCCGCGGATTTAATTATCCGGTCGCTTTGGAAGGTGCGCTTAAACTAAAAGAGATTAGTTATATTCACGCCGAAGGCCTGCCGGCAGCGGAAATGAAGCACGGGCCGATTGCACTTATCAACAAAGGTATGCCTGCGGTATTTATCGCGACCAAATGTTCGCAGTATGAAAAAGTCATCGGCAACATCGAAGAAGTTCGTGCCCGCGGCGGCAGAACGATTGTTGTCGCAAATCAGGGCGACGACCACATTAAGCAGTACGCAGATTTTCTGATTCAGGTTCCTGAAGTTGCCGAAGAACTTCAGCCGATGGTTACGGTTGTACCATTGCAGATTCTTGCGTATCACGCTGCAGTGCTTCGCGGCCATGATGTCGATAAACCAAGAAATCTTGCAAAAAGCGTTACTGTCGAATAA
- a CDS encoding PASTA domain-containing protein yields the protein MGMEMKKIFLLSTAVVILQFCLSSYAETYSGGSGTSTSPYLIATAADINTLGSTSADWNKCFKMIADINMASFTGTQYKIIGNGSTAFTGVFDGNGHKIYKLNFIISTTSYAGFFGNAHNATIKNLGIEDVNLSMLSVNYSGGLIGRVSSCTISDCYITGKITADFIGGLVGYQSNRTIIKNCHSTLDITCFMGAGGLVGGQEGNIYDSYSTGTISCSSGSSSNVVGGLVGAQNINTETKNCYSTVNISSNVRAGGLVGRCDGSLITNCYAAGSINGYCAGGLVGYFRGTIKNCYSTGAVNGTYMFGGLIGYTYNSGVTFQNCFWDTETSLCSNGVGTGSSVGITGKTTAEMKMLATYANAGWSIGDIYGDDSVVWLMMPDGQDYPTFQYFYWFERFAATPPLSGSGTEDDPYQINSAEDFNALGNSCIAWDKYIVLTADINMAGYPVVPIGNAYYKFIGDFNGQGFIIRNVTMDMPNKNYVGLFGRVCNDAVIANLGVEDVNIAGKKLVGGLAGFNSGGTISNCYVTGCVKPNSSAFAGGLIGFSGRGTITDCNADVDIIGSGQNIGGLVGCNAKRNTVFNCFATGTITDANAKRFGSSAGGLVGNNSGKIQQCYADCDITANLNSSSEHFNIGGLAGDNTYGLISHCYANGNVNFVTSAPSTALINTGGVLGSNVYSDVNDCYSTGQITFNCGTETQYIVGGVVGWNLGRTINRCYSTCAIGSGSSPEADYGVGGVAGLDSNSVIQGCFWDIQTSGKTISGGGKGLTTEQMKTMLLYQNAGWTGNGWVMNDGMDYPRLAWENTGGVAIPAEQLPPLTGSGTIEDPYQIWTAADFAYLSWYKSIIDKHFILMADLDLQNVRIHPISEFGPFTGTFNGNGHKIKNVSIYEPAASYTGLFGRVGTGAVIKNLDIKNANIVGGDYTGGLIGKNDGGTISKCGTTGTVDGFTCVGGLIGKNTGTIDWCYSTADTTAWEDMTSCVGGLIGRSSNNITYSYATGDVTCRYSSNSYIGGLVGRVYSVSTIQKCYSVGYISATGKNIKKGGLLGDLYPVSIIPPYNPVNITVTSCYWDIQTSGMTTSAGGTGAKGRTTAQMQIPNSSTFTNWSIGDSKWYGAYIAYPAHYPCLSWQLDIPAPDVIAMPQADANNAIIAAGFTVGTITKAYSDSIPVGCVANQNPAPGEKVITGVPINIVISSNISEDGTVITPVLISDVNGLLAMAAAPAEYNKYFILTADINMAGRTFYGAVIAADTDANSTFHGTPFTGIFDGKGHKIKNLRISFSSKSYIGLFGRLNGGTVKNLGLEDLWINGSTNSFYIGGLVGYNYGGSINNCYSTGHVYASQSPYTGGLAGVNLSDISNSYSKCYITLSPYSGGLVGYNTNTGNIRNCYSTGVVSNYPPTIGGLAGYNSGNISDCFWDVNSSGVTTSNGGTGKTTTEMKTLSTFTNAGWDFNTPVWKICDGTNYPKLAWQRPLAGDFVCPDGVDMYDLTVLAGQWLYENSASDINGDSIVNMRDFAKFAENWMNE from the coding sequence ATGGGTATGGAAATGAAGAAGATTTTCCTATTATCAACAGCGGTTGTAATATTACAGTTTTGTTTAAGCTCTTATGCGGAAACGTACAGCGGCGGAAGCGGAACAAGCACATCACCCTACTTAATCGCAACAGCAGCAGACATCAACACACTCGGCTCAACTTCGGCAGACTGGAACAAATGCTTCAAAATGATCGCCGATATCAATATGGCAAGTTTTACCGGTACGCAATATAAAATTATTGGCAACGGCTCAACAGCATTCACCGGCGTATTCGACGGCAACGGTCATAAAATTTATAAACTGAATTTCATTATTTCAACCACTTCTTATGCTGGTTTCTTTGGAAATGCCCACAATGCAACAATTAAAAATTTGGGTATAGAAGACGTTAACTTATCAATGTTATCAGTAAACTATTCTGGCGGTTTAATAGGGCGGGTGTCATCGTGTACCATTTCAGATTGTTATATTACAGGTAAAATTACAGCCGATTTCATCGGCGGTTTGGTAGGATATCAAAGCAACCGTACCATCATAAAAAATTGCCATAGCACACTTGACATCACTTGTTTTATGGGAGCTGGCGGATTAGTTGGTGGACAGGAAGGAAACATATATGATTCCTATAGCACAGGTACCATTAGTTGCAGTTCTGGTTCCTCTTCAAATGTAGTGGGTGGGCTTGTTGGTGCACAAAATATTAATACAGAGACAAAAAATTGTTATAGCACAGTCAACATTTCTTCGAATGTAAGAGCTGGCGGTTTAGTTGGCAGATGCGATGGAAGCCTTATAACAAACTGTTATGCGGCAGGCTCTATTAATGGTTATTGTGCAGGTGGACTAGTTGGTTATTTTAGAGGTACCATTAAAAATTGCTATTCAACTGGCGCAGTTAATGGCACATATATGTTTGGAGGATTAATTGGCTACACATATAATTCCGGAGTCACCTTCCAAAATTGTTTTTGGGATACCGAAACTTCTTTATGCAGCAATGGTGTTGGAACAGGTTCGTCGGTCGGTATTACAGGCAAAACAACGGCGGAAATGAAAATGCTGGCAACGTATGCAAACGCAGGCTGGAGTATAGGTGATATTTACGGAGACGATTCAGTCGTCTGGCTTATGATGCCTGACGGACAGGATTATCCAACATTTCAGTACTTTTATTGGTTTGAACGCTTTGCAGCAACACCTCCGCTATCCGGCAGCGGAACAGAGGATGACCCATATCAGATAAATTCCGCGGAAGATTTTAACGCATTGGGCAATTCTTGCATTGCGTGGGACAAATACATAGTTTTAACGGCTGATATTAATATGGCAGGCTATCCGGTTGTGCCTATCGGTAACGCTTACTACAAATTTATCGGCGATTTCAATGGTCAGGGCTTTATCATTCGCAACGTAACGATGGATATGCCGAACAAAAATTATGTCGGCCTGTTCGGACGTGTCTGCAACGACGCTGTTATTGCCAATTTAGGCGTTGAAGATGTAAATATTGCCGGTAAAAAACTCGTCGGCGGTTTAGCGGGATTCAACAGCGGCGGAACAATTTCAAATTGCTATGTAACAGGTTGCGTAAAGCCGAACTCGTCGGCTTTCGCAGGAGGCCTTATAGGCTTCAGCGGACGCGGTACAATTACAGACTGCAATGCAGATGTCGATATAATAGGTTCAGGCCAGAACATCGGAGGTCTTGTAGGATGCAATGCGAAAAGAAATACTGTTTTCAACTGCTTCGCAACCGGCACAATTACAGATGCAAACGCAAAAAGATTTGGTTCTTCGGCAGGCGGACTTGTCGGCAATAACTCCGGCAAAATTCAGCAGTGTTACGCTGATTGCGACATTACAGCAAATCTCAATTCATCTTCCGAACACTTCAACATCGGCGGTTTAGCAGGCGATAATACTTACGGCCTGATTTCCCACTGTTACGCAAACGGCAATGTTAATTTTGTTACATCAGCTCCGTCAACTGCATTAATCAATACCGGCGGAGTGTTGGGATCCAATGTTTATAGCGATGTCAACGATTGCTATTCGACAGGTCAGATTACTTTTAATTGCGGCACTGAAACGCAATATATTGTCGGCGGCGTTGTCGGGTGGAATCTTGGCAGAACAATCAATCGCTGCTATTCAACTTGCGCAATTGGTTCCGGTTCATCGCCCGAAGCAGACTACGGTGTCGGCGGAGTCGCAGGCCTCGATTCTAACAGCGTTATACAGGGATGCTTCTGGGATATCCAGACAAGCGGCAAAACTATAAGCGGCGGCGGCAAAGGTTTGACAACCGAGCAAATGAAAACAATGCTGCTTTATCAAAACGCCGGCTGGACAGGCAACGGCTGGGTCATGAACGACGGTATGGATTATCCGCGATTAGCCTGGGAGAACACCGGCGGCGTTGCGATTCCTGCAGAACAACTGCCACCTTTGACAGGAAGCGGAACAATAGAAGACCCATATCAGATATGGACAGCGGCTGATTTTGCGTATTTGAGCTGGTACAAATCTATTATCGATAAACATTTCATATTGATGGCCGACCTCGATTTGCAAAATGTCAGAATTCATCCGATTAGCGAGTTTGGGCCGTTTACAGGTACATTCAACGGCAACGGACATAAAATTAAAAATGTCTCTATCTATGAACCGGCCGCCTCTTATACAGGTTTGTTCGGTCGTGTAGGTACAGGTGCAGTTATAAAAAATCTCGACATCAAAAACGCCAACATTGTCGGCGGCGATTATACAGGCGGATTGATAGGCAAAAATGACGGCGGAACTATCAGCAAATGCGGCACCACGGGCACCGTCGATGGTTTCACTTGTGTCGGTGGGTTAATTGGCAAAAATACCGGAACGATTGACTGGTGCTATTCAACGGCTGATACTACCGCGTGGGAAGATATGACTTCCTGTGTCGGCGGCCTGATTGGACGGTCGAGTAATAACATTACCTATAGTTATGCAACCGGCGATGTAACATGCCGTTATTCTTCAAATTCTTATATCGGTGGTCTGGTCGGACGTGTTTATTCCGTCTCAACAATACAAAAATGCTATTCTGTTGGCTATATATCGGCCACTGGAAAAAATATAAAAAAAGGCGGCCTTCTCGGCGATTTATATCCAGTCAGTATTATCCCCCCGTATAATCCTGTTAATATTACTGTTACATCCTGTTATTGGGATATACAAACCAGCGGAATGACAACAAGTGCCGGCGGAACAGGTGCTAAGGGTAGAACCACTGCACAAATGCAAATCCCAAACTCAAGCACCTTTACAAATTGGAGCATCGGAGATTCTAAATGGTATGGTGCATATATAGCATATCCTGCTCATTATCCGTGCCTGTCATGGCAGCTTGATATACCTGCTCCCGATGTGATCGCAATGCCGCAGGCGGATGCCAATAACGCCATCATTGCCGCCGGTTTTACAGTTGGAACAATAACTAAAGCCTATAGCGATTCGATTCCGGTTGGTTGTGTTGCAAACCAAAATCCTGCCCCAGGAGAAAAAGTAATAACAGGCGTACCAATTAATATTGTAATAAGTTCAAATATTAGCGAAGATGGGACTGTGATAACACCAGTTCTGATTTCCGATGTCAATGGTTTATTAGCAATGGCCGCTGCGCCGGCAGAATACAATAAATACTTTATCCTCACGGCTGATATTAATATGGCCGGTCGGACTTTTTACGGTGCAGTTATTGCCGCCGATACTGACGCAAATAGTACTTTTCACGGCACCCCCTTTACTGGTATATTTGACGGCAAAGGTCATAAAATTAAAAATCTTAGGATATCTTTTTCAAGCAAAAGCTATATTGGTTTATTTGGCCGACTAAATGGCGGAACGGTTAAAAACCTTGGTCTTGAAGATTTGTGGATCAACGGTTCTACAAATTCTTTTTATATCGGCGGTCTTGTTGGATATAATTATGGCGGAAGCATTAATAATTGTTACTCAACTGGTCATGTCTACGCTTCTCAATCTCCTTATACAGGCGGACTTGCGGGAGTAAACCTTAGTGATATCAGCAATTCCTATTCAAAATGTTATATCACTTTGTCGCCTTATTCCGGCGGTTTGGTTGGATACAACACCAACACAGGCAATATTAGAAATTGCTATTCAACAGGCGTCGTCAGCAATTATCCCCCTACTATCGGCGGTTTGGCAGGATACAATAGTGGCAATATTTCCGACTGCTTCTGGGATGTCAACTCTTCCGGAGTAACAACAAGCAACGGCGGGACAGGAAAAACAACAACTGAAATGAAAACTCTTTCCACTTTCACAAATGCTGGCTGGGATTTCAATACCCCTGTCTGGAAAATTTGCGATGGAACAAATTACCCAAAACTTGCGTGGCAAAGACCTTTAGCCGGCGACTTCGTCTGTCCTGACGGAGTTGATATGTACGACCTGACTGTTCTGGCTGGTCAGTGGCTTTACGAAAATTCCGCTTCAGATATTAATGGAGACAGCATTGTGAATATGCGTGATTTCGCGAAATTCGCGGAAAACTGGATGAACGAATAA